The following proteins come from a genomic window of Malus domestica chromosome 02, GDT2T_hap1:
- the LOC103410774 gene encoding squalene monooxygenase SE1-like — translation MVYEYVLAAVLVSLLSSVFFVFINTTYGDKKDDDVANVSATGVFLTPEIEKSTDVVIVGAGVAGAALAYTLGKEGRRVHVIERDLSEPDRIVGELLQPGGYLKLIELGLEDCANDSIDAEKVFGYALYKNGNDTKLSYPLETYSSEIAGRSFHNGRFIQRMRERAAALPNVKLEQGTVTTLLEEKGTIQGVMYKNKAGEEMITYAPLTIVCDGCFSNLRRSISSPNIENPSCFVGLILENCELPHANHGHVILGDPSPILFYPISSTEVRCLVDVPGTKIPSVANGEMAQYLKTVVAPQVPHQLSKAFLAAVDKGIIRTMQNKSMPAAPQPTPGAILLGDAFNMRHPLTGGGMTVALSDIVLLRDLLRPLSDFNDAPALCNYLESFYTLRKPVSSTINTLAGALYKVFCTSPDPARQEMREACFDYLSLGGVCSNGPISLLSGLNPRPISLFLHFFAVAVYGVGRLMIPFPTPKRLWLGARLILSASGIIFPIIKAEGVRQMFFPATMPAYYRVPPVRTKIETSTKYTLRSTNLYRISGCLHKK, via the exons ATGGTTTATGAGTATGTTCTTGCTGCCGTCTTGGTTTCTTTGTTGAGTTCTGTTTTCTTCGTCTTCATAAACACCACCTACGGGGACAAGAAGGACGATGACGTCGCGAATGTTTCAGCAACCGGTGTTTTTCTGACGCCGGAGATTGAGAAAAGTACTGATGTTGTCATTGTCGGTGCCGGAGTTGCTGGTGCTGCTCTTGCTTACACTCTTGGGAAG GAAGGACGGCGGGTACATGTGATCGAAAGAGACTTGAGCGAGCCGGACAGAATTGTTGGTGAACTCTTGCAGCCTGGAGGCTATCTCAAGTTGATTGAATTAGGTCTTGAGGATTGTGCTAATGACTCCATTGATGCTGAGAAAGTGTTTGGCTATGCCCTTTACAAAAATGGCAATGACACAAAACTGTCATATCCCTTGGAAACATATAGTTCAGAGATAGCGGGAAGAAGTTTTCACAACGGGCGTTTCATCCAAAGAATGCGCGAAAGGGCCGCAGCTCTTCCAAA TGTGAAACTGGAACAAGGAACAGTTACTACacttcttgaagaaaagggcACCATCCAAGGAGTGATGTACAAGAACAAGGCAGGAGAGGAGATGATAACATATGCTCCCCTAACAATAGTATGCGATGGCTGCTTTTCAAATCTGCGCCGCTCTATCTCTTCTCCAAAT ATTGAAAATCCGTCCTGCTTTGTCGGGTTGATCTTGGAGAACTGTGAGCTTCCTCATGCAAACCATGGACATGTGATCTTGGGAGACCCTTCACCTATCCTGTTTTATCCTATTAGTAGCACCGAGGTTCGTTGTTTGGTAGATGTACCCGGCACAAAAATACCTTCAGTAGCTAACGGCGAAATGGCTCAGTATTTGAAAACTGTCGTGGCTCCTCAG GTTCCCCATCAACTCTCAAAGGCTTTTCTAGCAGCGGTTGATAAAGGAATCATTAGAACAATGCAAAACAAAAGCATGCCTGCTGCTCCTCAACCCACACCTGGTGCAATTTTATTGGGGGATGCATTCAACATGAGACATCCTTTAACTGGAGGAGGAATGACTGTCGCTCTTTCCGACATTGTTCTTCTTAGAGATCTTCTGAGACCGCTAAGTGATTTCAATGATGCACCTGCTTTGTGCAATTATCTCGAATCATTCTACACACTGCGTAAG CCTGTGTCATCTACCATAAACACATTGGCCGGTGCTCTTTACAAGGTGTTTTGTACGTCGCCTGACCCCGCAAGACAAGAAATGCGTGAAGCTTGTTTTGATTATTTGAGCCTCGGGGGCGTCTGTTCAAACGGCCCAATATCTCTACTCTCCGGTCTTAATCCTCGTCCGATCAGCCTCTTTCTCCATTTCTTTGCTGTTGCTGTGTATGGAGTCGGCCGCTTAATGATTCCATTCCCTACACCAAAACGCCTGTGGTTGGGGGCTAGATTGATCTTG AGTGCATCAGGAATCATATTCCCAATTATTAAAGCCGAAGGAGTTAGACAAATGTTCTTTCCCGCAACAATGCCAGCATATTACAGAGTTCCACCCGTTCGTACAAAAATCGAAACAAGCACGAAGTATACACTACGATCAACTAATTTATATCGAATCAGCGGTTGtcttcacaaaaaataa